The following proteins are co-located in the Telopea speciosissima isolate NSW1024214 ecotype Mountain lineage chromosome 9, Tspe_v1, whole genome shotgun sequence genome:
- the LOC122640443 gene encoding uncharacterized protein LOC122640443 — translation MARGRKLGLSSRQDRLLGTFSYGGDGLNGTTEISELVEEDVWSMVDDMENMDLTDRDDHTRHPSPSMATTNENGWSSTRNRRRSGRLVVQGGLSMAFVNDSAGNGNAQGSRIVHQFRGGGGGGQESHHNNHMATSAPVNVPDWPKILRVDSVESMHDSDEYEFEDGESAEWVPPHEYLAREYARTRKMTATSVLEGVGRTLKGRDMSRVRDAVWSQTGFYG, via the coding sequence ATGGCGAGAGGCCGGAAACTCGGGTTGAGTAGTCGTCAAGATCGATTACTTGGGACCTTTAGCTATGGTGGTGATGGACTGAACGGCACGACGGAAATATCGGAGCTAGTGGAAGAGGATGTATGGTCCATGGTGGATGACATGGAGAACATGGACTTGACCGATCGAGATGATCATACGAGACACCCATCACCATCCATGGCCACCACCAACGAAAACGGGTGGAGCTCAACCCGAAATCGCCGGAGGAGTGGAAGGTTGGTGGTGCAAGGTGGACTATCGATGGCCTTCGTCAACGATTCCGCCGGAAACGGAAACGCACAGGGATCAAGGATCGTTCATCAAttccgaggaggaggaggaggagggcaGGAAAGCCACCATAACAATCATATGGCGACGTCGGCGCCGGTGAACGTGCCGGACTGGCCAAAGATACTTAGAGTTGACTCGGTGGAATCGATGCATGACTCGGACGAGTACGAGTTTGAGGATGGCGAGTCGGCGGAATGGGTTCCACCACATGAGTACCTGGCACGTGAGTATGCAAGGACACGTAAGATGACTGCCACCTCCGTTTTGGAAGGTGTGGGTCGAACCCTTAAGGGTCGTGATATGAGCCGGGTTCGAGATGCCGTTTGGAGTCAAACCGGGTTCTATGGTTGA